From one Rhizobium rosettiformans genomic stretch:
- a CDS encoding DeoR/GlpR family DNA-binding transcription regulator codes for MMFSARQAEIMTLAKEQGRVLVDELAARFAVTPQTIRKDLNDLCDARALNRIHGGAVFPSGNENVKYEARRSMAAGEKQAIGRAAANLIPDNSSLFINIGTTTEAVGEALVDHRELMVITNNINVANRLRVYPSIEVVIAGGVVRGSDGGIVGEAAVDFIRQFKVDFAVIGVSAIDEDGALLDFDFREVKVAQAIIANARHVILVSDASKFERTAPVRIGHISQVQTFITDHCPSSSIRDICAERDVRIIETAPVDRDVAAE; via the coding sequence ATGATGTTCTCCGCGAGACAGGCCGAGATCATGACTCTGGCCAAGGAGCAGGGCCGCGTTCTGGTGGACGAGCTCGCCGCGCGCTTCGCAGTCACACCGCAAACGATTCGCAAGGACCTCAACGACCTGTGCGACGCACGCGCCCTCAACCGTATCCACGGCGGTGCCGTCTTTCCGAGCGGAAACGAAAACGTCAAATACGAAGCACGCCGTTCGATGGCGGCCGGCGAAAAGCAGGCGATCGGCCGCGCTGCAGCCAACCTGATCCCGGACAATTCCTCCCTCTTCATCAACATCGGCACCACGACGGAAGCTGTGGGCGAAGCGCTTGTTGACCACAGGGAATTGATGGTCATCACCAACAACATCAACGTTGCCAATCGCTTGCGCGTCTATCCCTCGATCGAGGTGGTCATCGCCGGCGGTGTGGTGCGTGGTTCTGACGGCGGGATCGTCGGCGAGGCAGCCGTGGATTTCATCCGTCAGTTCAAGGTGGATTTCGCTGTTATCGGCGTCTCCGCGATCGATGAGGATGGTGCACTGCTCGATTTCGATTTTCGCGAAGTGAAAGTCGCCCAGGCCATCATCGCCAATGCCCGGCATGTGATCCTTGTTTCCGACGCTTCGAAATTCGAGCGCACCGCGCCGGTCCGTATCGGACATATCTCGCAGGTTCAGACCTTTATCACCGATCACTGTCCTTCGAGCAGCATCCGCGACATCTGCGCCGAGCGCGATGTCAGGATCATCGAAACGGCGCCGGTCGACCGCGATGTAGCCGCGGAATAA
- a CDS encoding NAD(P)/FAD-dependent oxidoreductase, producing MEELSNVGSRPRVVIVGAGFGGLACAKALADTEVDVTVIDRRNHNLFQPLLYQVATAALSPADISEPIRRTLGRSDNIHVLMGEVVSIDPTARTVSLADGAAIPYDRLVLATGSKYNYFGNEDWQKHAPGLKSIHEARQIRHRLLLAFEQAERSQDEAEQRRLLTSVVIGGGPTGVEMAGAISELGRFMIERDFRSLRPEQHHVVLVEAGPRILATFPENLSDYAADYLRNIGVDIRLNTPVEDVTAEGVQVKDRFLPASCIVWGAGVKASPAADWLGISPGPGGRLPVARDLSVDGLEGVYAIGDTALALDEDGEALPALAQVAKQQGTFLGKALKASLLKGAAVPNFRFHNRGNTAVIGRNAAIFDFGTWQLKGRFAWLLWAIVHVYLLVNFEKRLLVSVQWIWRYTTRQRGARLIDENFIAPDK from the coding sequence ATGGAAGAACTATCCAATGTCGGGAGCCGGCCACGCGTCGTGATCGTCGGCGCAGGTTTCGGAGGTCTCGCCTGCGCAAAGGCTCTGGCCGATACCGAGGTCGATGTGACGGTGATCGACCGGCGCAATCACAATCTGTTTCAACCATTGCTCTATCAGGTCGCAACCGCGGCGCTTTCGCCTGCGGATATCTCGGAGCCGATTCGCCGCACATTGGGACGGTCGGATAACATTCATGTGCTGATGGGAGAGGTGGTGTCGATCGATCCGACCGCCCGGACGGTCTCCCTCGCCGATGGGGCGGCAATTCCCTACGATCGCCTCGTCCTCGCGACGGGTTCAAAATACAACTATTTCGGTAATGAGGACTGGCAGAAACATGCGCCGGGGCTGAAATCGATCCACGAAGCCCGGCAGATCCGTCACCGCCTCCTCCTCGCCTTCGAACAGGCCGAGCGAAGCCAGGACGAGGCAGAGCAGCGCCGCCTCTTGACCAGCGTGGTCATCGGTGGTGGCCCGACCGGCGTCGAGATGGCCGGCGCCATTTCAGAACTCGGTCGCTTCATGATCGAGCGCGACTTCCGCAGCCTGCGACCGGAGCAGCATCATGTCGTACTCGTTGAGGCCGGTCCGCGTATTCTGGCAACCTTCCCCGAGAACCTCTCGGATTACGCGGCCGACTACCTCCGGAACATCGGCGTGGATATCCGGCTGAACACGCCCGTCGAAGACGTGACCGCCGAGGGCGTGCAGGTGAAGGACAGATTCCTGCCGGCGAGCTGCATCGTCTGGGGAGCCGGCGTGAAGGCATCACCGGCCGCTGACTGGCTTGGCATCTCGCCGGGCCCGGGCGGGCGCCTACCGGTGGCGCGGGACCTCTCGGTGGATGGCTTAGAGGGAGTCTATGCCATTGGCGATACCGCGCTGGCTTTGGACGAAGATGGCGAAGCATTGCCCGCCCTCGCTCAGGTGGCCAAACAACAGGGCACGTTCCTCGGCAAAGCGCTCAAAGCCAGCCTCCTAAAGGGTGCGGCAGTGCCGAACTTCCGCTTCCACAACCGCGGCAATACGGCGGTCATCGGCAGAAACGCAGCCATTTTCGACTTCGGTACCTGGCAGCTCAAAGGCCGCTTTGCCTGGCTGCTCTGGGCGATCGTCCATGTCTATCTGCTGGTCAATTTCGAGAAACGCCTGCTTGTGAGCGTTCAGTGGATCTGGCGTTACACCACCCGCCAGAGAGGCGCGCGCCTGATCGACGAAAACTTCATCGCCCCTGACAAATAG
- the glpD gene encoding glycerol-3-phosphate dehydrogenase: MSGQPIYDLFVIGGGINGTGIARDAAGRGYSVALAEMNDFASGTSSGATKLIHGGLRYLEHYEFRLVREALMEREVLWAMAPHVIWPLRFVLPFQKGGIRPAWLIRLGLFLYDNLGGRKLLPPTKTLDLRRDPAGKPLKPVFSKAFEYSDGWVDDARMVVLNARDAQIRGATILSRNRVVSAHREDGHWVVTTKSQRDGSTVIHKARMLVNAAGPWVDQVLAGAFGRNNVHNVRLVQGSHIVVRKKFTDPRAYFFQNPDNRIIFAIPYEGEFTLIGTTDRDFTEDPKDVRISPEEVNYLCGAASEYFQEPIRPEDIVWSYSAVRPLFDDGASKAQEATRDYVLKIEGTSEEAPLLNVFGGKLTTYRRLAEHALEKIGETIGQKGTPWTAGSRLPGGDFAATAFEPTVADLLKAYPFLERGHAERLIRCYGTDSKSILGKARSLADLGRHFGGTLYEVEVRWLVEREWAVTAEDVLWRRTKQGLFLTPEEAKGLDAYLGMLAAA, encoded by the coding sequence ATGTCGGGGCAGCCAATTTACGATCTGTTTGTGATCGGCGGCGGGATCAACGGGACTGGGATCGCGCGCGACGCGGCCGGCCGTGGTTACTCGGTCGCCTTGGCTGAAATGAACGATTTCGCCTCCGGTACGTCGTCGGGCGCAACCAAGCTCATCCACGGCGGCCTTCGTTATCTGGAGCACTACGAATTTCGCCTTGTGCGCGAAGCGCTGATGGAGCGCGAAGTCCTCTGGGCCATGGCCCCGCATGTCATCTGGCCTCTGCGATTTGTCCTGCCCTTCCAGAAGGGCGGCATCCGTCCGGCCTGGCTCATTCGCCTCGGCCTTTTCCTTTACGACAATCTCGGTGGCCGAAAGCTGCTTCCGCCGACCAAGACGCTCGATCTGCGCCGTGATCCGGCCGGAAAGCCTTTGAAGCCGGTCTTCTCCAAGGCCTTTGAATATTCGGATGGCTGGGTCGATGACGCGCGCATGGTGGTTCTCAATGCCCGCGATGCACAGATCCGCGGCGCAACGATCCTGAGCCGCAACCGCGTTGTCTCCGCTCATCGCGAAGATGGCCATTGGGTCGTCACGACGAAGTCGCAGCGCGACGGCTCGACAGTCATCCACAAGGCCCGCATGCTGGTCAACGCGGCCGGCCCCTGGGTCGACCAGGTGCTTGCTGGAGCCTTCGGCCGCAACAATGTTCACAATGTGCGCCTTGTGCAGGGCAGCCATATCGTGGTGCGCAAGAAGTTCACCGACCCGCGCGCCTACTTCTTCCAGAACCCCGACAACCGGATCATTTTCGCCATCCCATACGAGGGTGAGTTCACCCTGATCGGCACGACGGATCGGGACTTCACCGAAGATCCCAAGGACGTCCGGATCAGCCCCGAGGAAGTGAACTACCTCTGCGGTGCCGCGAGCGAGTATTTCCAGGAACCGATCCGCCCCGAGGATATCGTCTGGAGCTATTCCGCCGTCCGGCCGCTTTTCGACGACGGTGCATCAAAGGCCCAGGAAGCGACCCGCGACTACGTGCTCAAGATCGAAGGGACGAGTGAAGAGGCCCCGTTGCTCAACGTCTTCGGCGGCAAGCTGACGACCTATCGTCGTCTGGCCGAACATGCCTTGGAGAAAATCGGTGAGACGATCGGGCAGAAGGGCACGCCATGGACGGCGGGCAGTCGTCTGCCCGGCGGCGACTTCGCCGCGACGGCATTCGAACCAACGGTTGCCGATCTCCTGAAGGCCTATCCGTTCCTGGAGCGAGGGCACGCCGAGCGTTTGATCCGCTGTTACGGAACGGATTCCAAATCGATTCTGGGCAAGGCCCGGTCTTTGGCTGATCTCGGTCGCCACTTCGGCGGCACGCTATACGAGGTTGAAGTTCGCTGGCTGGTGGAAAGGGAATGGGCCGTCACGGCCGAAGACGTGCTGTGGCGCCGAACGAAACAGGGATTGTTCCTGACGCCGGAGGAGGCGAAGGGGCTGGATGCCTATCTGGGGATGCTGGCGGCGGCCTGA
- a CDS encoding ABC transporter substrate-binding protein, with the protein MTLKTILLGACSALAFAGMASAETLTIATVNNGDMIRMQGLTSEFTTANPDIQVEWVTLEENVLRERVTTDIATKGGQYDIMTIGTYEVPIWSKQGWLLPLENLGADYDVDDLLPAIRSGLTGEDGKLYAAPFYGESSFIMYRKDLMEKAGLTMPDAPTWEFVADAARKMTDRANDINGICLRGKAGWGENMAFLTATSNAFGARWFDENWKPQFDQPEWKNTLDFYVTLMNDAGPQGASSNGFNENLALFQQGKCGMWIDATVAASFVTNPTDSTVADKVGFALAPDTGLGKRGNWLWAWNLAIPAGSQKAESAEKFISWATSKAYAELVASKEGWANVPPGTRTSLYENPEYQKAAPFAKMTIDSINAADPKAPTVKPVPYVGVQFVAIPEFQSLGTSVGQLFSAALAGQMSVDDALAQAQSLTEREMTRGGYIK; encoded by the coding sequence ATGACATTGAAGACGATTTTGCTGGGCGCCTGCTCAGCGCTGGCATTTGCCGGCATGGCCTCGGCCGAAACCCTCACGATCGCGACCGTCAACAACGGCGACATGATCCGCATGCAGGGCCTGACCTCGGAATTCACCACCGCTAACCCGGATATCCAGGTCGAATGGGTGACGCTCGAGGAAAACGTCCTGCGCGAACGCGTGACGACTGATATCGCCACCAAGGGCGGCCAGTACGACATCATGACGATCGGCACCTATGAAGTTCCGATCTGGTCCAAGCAGGGCTGGCTGCTGCCGCTCGAAAACCTCGGCGCGGACTATGATGTCGACGATCTGCTGCCGGCGATCCGTTCGGGTCTGACCGGCGAAGACGGCAAGCTGTATGCCGCGCCGTTCTACGGCGAGTCCTCCTTCATCATGTACCGCAAGGACCTGATGGAGAAGGCAGGGCTTACCATGCCCGACGCTCCGACCTGGGAGTTCGTCGCGGATGCCGCCCGCAAGATGACCGACCGTGCCAACGACATCAACGGCATCTGCCTGCGCGGCAAGGCCGGCTGGGGCGAAAACATGGCCTTCCTGACGGCCACCTCCAATGCCTTCGGCGCCCGCTGGTTCGACGAAAACTGGAAGCCCCAGTTCGACCAGCCGGAATGGAAGAACACGCTCGACTTCTACGTCACGCTGATGAATGACGCCGGCCCGCAGGGTGCGTCTTCCAACGGCTTCAACGAAAACCTGGCACTGTTCCAGCAGGGCAAGTGCGGCATGTGGATCGACGCCACGGTTGCTGCCTCCTTCGTCACCAATCCGACCGACTCGACGGTTGCCGACAAGGTCGGTTTCGCGCTCGCGCCTGACACCGGTCTCGGCAAGCGCGGCAACTGGCTCTGGGCCTGGAACCTCGCGATCCCGGCTGGCTCGCAGAAGGCGGAATCGGCCGAGAAGTTTATCTCCTGGGCAACCAGCAAGGCCTATGCCGAGCTCGTCGCATCCAAGGAAGGCTGGGCCAATGTTCCTCCGGGCACGCGGACCTCTCTCTATGAGAACCCGGAATACCAGAAGGCAGCGCCGTTTGCGAAAATGACGATCGACTCGATCAACGCGGCCGACCCGAAGGCCCCGACGGTCAAGCCGGTGCCCTATGTCGGCGTGCAGTTCGTGGCGATCCCCGAGTTCCAGAGCCTCGGCACCTCCGTCGGTCAGCTCTTCTCGGCAGCGCTTGCAGGCCAGATGTCGGTTGATGACGCACTGGCCCAGGCCCAGAGCCTGACCGAGCGTGAAATGACCCGCGGCGGCTACATCAAGTAA
- a CDS encoding sugar-binding transcriptional regulator translates to MARRGEGQTRLDDAARAGWLYYVAGKTQDEIAAAMGISRQSAQRLVSLSVAEKLIKVRLDHPIAACLELAEAVKHKFDLKAVEIVPTDPGSESATVGVAEAGAAQLERWLKQSEPLIIAMGTGRTLRSMIDQLSPMECPQHKIVSLTGNISPDGSAAYFNVIFSMADAVKAPHFPMPLPVIVSSPAERQLLHDQPLVAPTIALARRSDVTFVGIGEMNMRAPLLVDGFLNADEMEGLLQAGAVGEICGWIFGDDGKLLTHPVNERVASLQIPSRETSTVIGLARGRRKHPAILAAVRGGHINGLITDEDAARHLLAS, encoded by the coding sequence ATGGCACGGCGTGGCGAGGGGCAGACGAGACTGGACGATGCGGCGCGGGCCGGATGGCTCTACTATGTCGCCGGCAAAACCCAGGACGAGATCGCGGCTGCCATGGGCATATCTCGGCAGAGCGCCCAGCGCCTCGTTTCCCTGTCGGTCGCAGAAAAGCTGATCAAGGTGCGGCTCGATCATCCCATCGCGGCATGTCTGGAGCTTGCCGAAGCTGTGAAGCACAAATTCGACCTGAAGGCGGTGGAGATCGTTCCCACCGATCCGGGATCCGAGTCCGCGACAGTGGGAGTGGCGGAAGCCGGCGCAGCGCAGCTGGAGCGCTGGCTGAAGCAGTCCGAGCCGCTGATCATTGCGATGGGAACGGGTCGAACGCTCCGCTCGATGATCGATCAGTTGTCTCCGATGGAATGTCCGCAGCACAAGATCGTCTCGCTTACGGGCAATATCAGCCCTGACGGATCGGCTGCCTATTTCAACGTCATCTTCTCCATGGCCGATGCGGTCAAGGCACCGCACTTCCCAATGCCGCTGCCGGTCATAGTCTCTTCTCCAGCCGAGCGGCAATTGCTGCATGACCAGCCTCTGGTCGCGCCGACAATCGCGCTCGCGCGCCGATCGGACGTCACCTTTGTCGGCATCGGCGAGATGAACATGCGTGCTCCGCTTCTCGTCGACGGGTTTTTGAACGCCGACGAGATGGAAGGTCTCCTTCAGGCCGGCGCGGTTGGAGAGATCTGCGGCTGGATCTTTGGGGACGACGGAAAGTTGCTGACCCATCCGGTCAATGAGCGGGTCGCCAGCCTGCAAATACCTTCCCGGGAAACCTCGACCGTAATCGGTCTCGCACGGGGTCGGCGCAAGCATCCGGCCATCCTGGCTGCCGTCCGGGGCGGGCATATCAATGGCCTGATCACGGATGAAGACGCTGCGCGCCATCTTCTGGCGAGCTAG
- a CDS encoding ABC transporter ATP-binding protein, which yields MSCTSKGCPIRVTDIGWGPKSSQFLVRGVSFSLDAGDRLAIVGPNGAGKTTLLRCLYRGVSPLEGRVEVDGQDIWQMSARQLARRVAVVLQEMPGDFPFTVRDVVMMGRVPWREGLAGWSEEDRAEAEHALDHLDLLRLANRQFSTLSGGEKQRVLVARALAQKPEILILDEPTNHLDIRHQLEILDLLGALNLTIITTLHDINLAAEFATHIALMHGGRMNAFGPPEAVLTEQALSGTFGVLAARQQAEGARSHRFSFSLALT from the coding sequence ATGAGCTGTACCAGCAAGGGCTGCCCGATCCGGGTCACCGATATCGGTTGGGGGCCGAAGTCATCCCAGTTTTTGGTCCGAGGCGTTTCCTTCTCCCTCGATGCCGGCGACCGGCTGGCAATCGTCGGGCCGAACGGGGCTGGCAAGACCACGCTTCTGCGCTGCCTCTATCGCGGTGTTAGCCCGCTGGAGGGGCGCGTCGAGGTCGACGGTCAGGATATCTGGCAGATGAGTGCCCGCCAGCTTGCCCGTCGGGTGGCGGTCGTTCTGCAGGAAATGCCGGGCGACTTCCCGTTCACCGTCCGCGACGTGGTGATGATGGGGCGCGTTCCCTGGCGCGAAGGCCTTGCGGGCTGGAGCGAAGAAGACCGAGCCGAAGCAGAGCACGCGCTCGATCATCTCGATCTGCTGCGGCTGGCGAACCGGCAGTTCTCGACCTTGTCGGGAGGTGAGAAGCAGCGTGTCCTGGTGGCACGTGCGCTGGCGCAGAAGCCTGAAATCCTCATACTCGACGAGCCGACCAACCATCTGGATATCCGCCACCAGCTCGAGATCCTCGATCTGCTCGGCGCTTTGAACCTGACGATCATCACGACCCTGCACGACATTAACCTCGCCGCCGAGTTTGCAACGCATATTGCCCTGATGCATGGCGGCCGGATGAATGCGTTCGGCCCACCGGAAGCTGTTTTGACCGAACAGGCCCTGTCCGGAACCTTCGGTGTCCTCGCCGCCCGTCAACAGGCGGAGGGCGCTCGATCCCATCGTTTTTCCTTTTCCCTTGCCTTGACCTGA
- a CDS encoding DUF4142 domain-containing protein, producing the protein MIRSISLAAATALCLGATAMAQQTAPIQQLPTPEASAETKALGPAEFVKQAAATNEFEILSAELALKRSEDEQVTAFARTMLDDYKRAQGQLTDAAEADSIAMVMELSMEQKQTLTALEQAEQSQFDAAYMSSQMKAHDQAIRLLGAYADHGPAGSLKTYAIANYPLVRMHKVRAQSQTNP; encoded by the coding sequence ATGATACGCTCCATTTCGCTCGCAGCCGCAACTGCCCTCTGCCTTGGCGCCACGGCGATGGCTCAGCAGACAGCGCCAATCCAGCAATTACCGACTCCAGAGGCTTCGGCCGAAACCAAGGCATTGGGTCCGGCTGAGTTCGTAAAGCAGGCTGCCGCGACCAATGAGTTCGAAATACTGTCTGCAGAACTTGCTCTGAAGCGTAGCGAGGACGAGCAGGTAACGGCTTTCGCCCGTACCATGCTGGACGACTACAAGCGTGCGCAGGGACAGTTGACCGACGCCGCCGAGGCCGATTCAATCGCGATGGTCATGGAACTGTCGATGGAACAGAAGCAAACGCTCACCGCGCTGGAACAGGCAGAGCAGAGCCAGTTCGACGCGGCCTACATGTCCTCCCAGATGAAGGCTCATGATCAGGCGATCAGGCTGCTGGGCGCCTATGCCGATCATGGACCGGCCGGAAGCCTGAAAACCTACGCGATTGCCAATTACCCGCTCGTCCGGATGCACAAGGTGAGAGCACAATCACAAACCAATCCTTGA
- a CDS encoding FecCD family ABC transporter permease: MFLWMGLAIVLLALCLTAGVSLGSAPIPVSTVWSIVASKLAPGTFEVTWSPGRESIVWDVRFPRVILAGLVGAGLATVGAVLQAVTRNPLADPHLLGVSSGGALGAIIALLHTGLIFGLVTVPLFAFVGSLMATLAVVTVTRFTGAGADRLVLTGVAIAFVATSLGNLAIFLGDPRAAHTVVFWMLGGLGLAQWSHLLYPVAVLSVCLVFLVVRAREINAMAMGDETAATLGIPVARFRAELFVITALLTGVMVAFSGAIGFVGLLVPHFVRLTAGSDNIRVIPLSALAGAVILILADIVSRTIMAPEDVPIGVITGLVGGLAFILLLRRR, encoded by the coding sequence ATGTTTCTCTGGATGGGTCTGGCTATCGTGCTGCTGGCCCTCTGCCTCACCGCTGGCGTGTCCCTGGGTTCGGCTCCCATTCCGGTCAGCACTGTCTGGTCGATCGTGGCCAGCAAACTCGCACCCGGTACATTTGAAGTGACATGGTCGCCCGGTCGCGAGAGCATCGTGTGGGACGTTCGCTTCCCGCGCGTCATCCTGGCTGGCCTCGTGGGTGCCGGCCTCGCAACGGTGGGGGCTGTCCTGCAAGCGGTGACGCGCAATCCACTGGCCGATCCGCATCTGCTCGGCGTCTCCTCCGGCGGTGCCCTCGGTGCGATAATCGCGCTTCTCCATACCGGTCTGATCTTCGGCCTGGTCACGGTGCCGCTCTTTGCCTTCGTGGGTTCCCTGATGGCGACGCTCGCGGTCGTCACTGTTACGCGCTTCACCGGCGCAGGTGCCGATCGCCTCGTATTGACCGGTGTGGCCATCGCTTTCGTGGCGACCTCGCTTGGCAATCTCGCGATCTTCCTCGGAGATCCACGCGCCGCTCATACGGTGGTCTTCTGGATGCTGGGAGGGCTTGGCCTCGCCCAATGGTCGCATCTTCTCTATCCGGTGGCGGTGCTTTCAGTTTGCCTCGTCTTCCTTGTCGTTCGCGCCCGGGAAATCAACGCCATGGCCATGGGCGACGAAACGGCAGCAACGCTTGGTATTCCCGTCGCCCGATTCCGCGCGGAGCTCTTTGTGATCACCGCGCTGCTGACAGGTGTGATGGTCGCCTTTTCGGGTGCCATCGGCTTTGTGGGCCTTCTGGTTCCGCATTTCGTCCGCCTGACCGCCGGCAGCGACAATATCAGGGTCATTCCCCTTTCGGCATTGGCCGGCGCCGTCATCCTCATTCTGGCCGATATCGTGTCGCGCACGATCATGGCGCCTGAGGATGTCCCGATCGGGGTAATTACCGGGCTTGTGGGCGGGCTTGCTTTCATTCTTCTCCTGCGACGGCGATAG
- a CDS encoding ABC transporter substrate-binding protein produces MASRLLLSATLFASVFAASSVFAASSAFAYPVTVKSCDREVTFDAPPARAISNDVNLTEMMLALKLQDRMVGYTGISGWKTLDEGLREGVKELPELSPKYPTKEVLLNADADFYFAGWNYGMKVGGEVTPETLEPFKIKVYELTESCIHIMAKNKPTMDDMFVDLLNLGKIFGVEDRAEALVAGYRKQLDDITTRIGGIEKPVRVFVYDSGTEKPFTSGRFGIPTAMIEAAGGVNIMEDVEKSWTEVSWEPVIERNPEVVVIVNYGDVTAEQKIAFMKENPAFKNLDAVKQDRFVVLEYVEATPGPRNVQAIERLANTFHPRNM; encoded by the coding sequence ATGGCTTCCCGTCTTCTATTGTCTGCTACGCTCTTTGCCTCGGTCTTCGCCGCCTCCTCGGTCTTCGCCGCCTCCTCGGCCTTCGCCTATCCTGTCACGGTCAAGAGCTGCGATCGCGAGGTCACGTTCGACGCCCCTCCGGCACGTGCGATCTCCAATGACGTCAACCTGACCGAGATGATGCTGGCCCTGAAACTGCAGGACCGCATGGTCGGTTACACCGGGATCTCCGGTTGGAAGACGCTGGATGAGGGGCTGCGGGAAGGTGTGAAGGAGTTGCCGGAGCTTTCGCCGAAATACCCGACGAAGGAAGTGCTGCTGAACGCCGATGCCGATTTCTACTTCGCCGGCTGGAACTACGGCATGAAGGTTGGCGGCGAGGTGACGCCCGAAACGCTCGAGCCCTTCAAGATCAAGGTCTACGAGCTGACGGAGTCCTGCATCCATATCATGGCGAAGAACAAGCCGACGATGGACGACATGTTCGTCGACCTGCTGAACCTCGGCAAGATCTTTGGCGTCGAGGACCGCGCCGAGGCCCTGGTTGCTGGCTACCGCAAGCAACTGGACGACATCACCACCCGCATCGGCGGCATCGAAAAGCCGGTCCGCGTCTTTGTCTATGATTCCGGCACCGAGAAGCCCTTCACCTCGGGTCGCTTCGGCATTCCGACCGCAATGATCGAAGCCGCAGGCGGCGTGAACATCATGGAAGACGTCGAAAAGAGCTGGACGGAAGTGTCCTGGGAGCCGGTCATCGAGCGCAATCCGGAAGTCGTCGTCATCGTCAACTACGGCGATGTCACGGCCGAACAGAAGATCGCTTTCATGAAGGAAAACCCGGCCTTCAAGAATCTCGATGCCGTCAAGCAGGATCGCTTCGTGGTGCTGGAATATGTTGAGGCAACACCGGGGCCGCGCAATGTCCAGGCAATCGAGCGGCTCGCAAACACCTTCCATCCGCGCAACATGTAA
- a CDS encoding carbohydrate ABC transporter permease: MATQNTRTLARLMMAPSVGLLLIWMIVPLSMTLWFSFQNYNLLNPANVSFAGLFNYRYFYTDPAFFQSIWNTMLIVGGVLFITIFGGTLLALLLDQPIFGQGIVRILIISPFFVMPPVAALIWKNMIMHPGYGVLADINRALGLRPVDWFAQYPLLSIIIIVAWQWLPFATLILLTALQSLDVEQKEAAEMDGANFINQFIYLTLPHLSRAITVVILIQTIFLLGVYAEILVTTNGGPGYASTNLVFLIYRTALLGYDVGGASAGGIIAIILANIVAIFLMRAVGKNLDR, from the coding sequence ATGGCTACTCAAAACACACGCACCCTGGCCCGTCTGATGATGGCGCCGTCTGTCGGGCTCCTGCTGATCTGGATGATCGTGCCACTGTCGATGACTCTGTGGTTCTCGTTCCAGAACTACAATCTGCTCAATCCTGCCAATGTCAGCTTCGCCGGCCTGTTCAACTACCGCTATTTCTACACGGATCCGGCCTTCTTCCAGTCGATCTGGAACACGATGCTGATCGTCGGTGGCGTGCTGTTCATCACAATTTTCGGCGGCACGCTGCTGGCGCTGCTGCTCGACCAGCCGATCTTCGGCCAGGGAATTGTACGCATACTCATTATCTCGCCCTTCTTCGTCATGCCGCCGGTCGCTGCATTGATCTGGAAAAACATGATCATGCACCCGGGCTATGGCGTTTTGGCCGACATCAACCGGGCGCTCGGCTTGAGGCCCGTCGACTGGTTTGCGCAATATCCGCTTTTGTCGATCATCATCATCGTCGCCTGGCAGTGGCTGCCGTTTGCGACGCTCATCCTGCTCACCGCGTTGCAGTCACTGGATGTCGAGCAGAAGGAAGCCGCCGAGATGGACGGGGCTAACTTCATCAACCAGTTCATCTATCTGACGCTTCCGCATCTTTCCCGTGCAATTACCGTGGTCATCCTGATCCAGACCATCTTCCTGCTCGGGGTCTATGCGGAGATCCTGGTCACCACCAATGGCGGCCCGGGCTATGCCTCGACCAATCTCGTCTTCCTGATCTACCGAACAGCCCTCCTCGGCTACGACGTCGGCGGCGCTTCGGCAGGCGGCATCATCGCAATCATTCTCGCCAATATCGTCGCCATCTTCCTGATGCGCGCCGTTGGCAAGAACCTCGACCGGTAA